Within the Pseudorasbora parva isolate DD20220531a chromosome 20, ASM2467924v1, whole genome shotgun sequence genome, the region agatataaacattcgcgcaactcagttgctgatctggaaaagcaaattccatccactgttgccttaccgcggggtttttggggaatctgtgcaggactgtcttggtctggcaaccaaaaacgcaattttttggtgacattgttagttgtgcacatcacctgtgcagcgcatcctacaagccagcgctttgatgggcgtagcctgttactttcgctctctccctctctctctctcacgctcttccagtagaattgtccgtaaggcccatacaaggaaattccgcccccattaacatcaaaggggacgcatgatcgcaaaaaaacttgccgaaacttatgactaaccggaagtagtatttttgacaaagaaatactcccatcaaacatccaccttaacttttgaaacttgtctatgtttagtatgggattccaagtctttaacagtgtaaaaagctcagtatgcatgaaacagcatttcacccccccccccccccccccccccaaggtTGCCCTTTGTGATTGTTTTCTTTTATGTGGGTTAAAGGCCATGCATGAGGTTTTCATTCATTATTCAAGAACCCTTTTATCACCCTTTTATCACCactaaatactttttgaaatCTTGAGATTCCATTCTAGATCTAAACTTATATTTGAAAGAAACACAATGATGTTTGCAGGTGTCTTTGAGTGTGAAGTGTGGAGTGCTCTCAGTAGAGGATGTTCGGGATGAACAGCAGGTGGATGGACAGGGTCAGAGTGAGCTGAGCATCTCATCCAGCAGCCTCACACAACTCAACGATCTGCTGTCCAGAGTGACCTACACCAGCACCATCTACCACATCAAGACTAAAGACCTGGGTAAGTTCAGGGGAGACACTCAAGTAAAGCGTTACATTTCCGAAATGCATAAAGCAATCAGAAATACATAATTTTAGAGAAATAAAATTAATTGCGAATGTTATACGCGGACTttatttcttaaaggggtacttcagcgctgagaAGATTGATctttatttaaactgggtcattaatgtagtagaaatgtgaaattatttttgaatttggtgctttctagactgagaaaagacagaaaatgtatttgtcttatggggatgaaagactacaattcccagaatgcttcgctgccctgtgaggccattcccaaagccaccgctactgaatcacttttacttttCCACCACCGctttcatcttcataaaatcagttcagttagagaacagacactacaattaaaacctgaaagtgtctgttaaatatattgtgatttagccgctgaggaagtgtcagcacaaaagcagcaggagtcagattacacacatcgtgatgagctgaatgagctctcgtgatgagagctgaggtaaacgcgtccacgctcgcggcagtagttctcagcgcGTTCATTCTGGCACGGTTTCAGTTaatgcctttggaagattaactttcataggaattaccttgagaagataaaatactcactttgctccgccgttccatgaatgcctgagctgagctgtgagtgcgaccccatcccccacgcatgtgcgagttgaaaacatgcggaaatagctccctctgctggttgtagtctttagcgtctggccaaacattttacCGATTACGCAAatcgacgatatttgcgtcaccggagtaatttttccagaaataaaatgcataaatctctcatctcagggggatattCGAGGGGGAAgaacgatcattcgaatatactccaggttTTCTACtaatagaaagccatatgctaatccctgaagtaaccctttaatttgaaTATATGCTGGCAGCCCATTATAGGCTAATTTTCTGCATGATTATATCTTTACTATTTCAGTGAGTCTTCACTTTTTCCaagaatatttatttatttatttgatgtcATTTTTTTGATGTCAAACCACATTTTCTCTTTAGTTACTTTCTCTTTTGAGGACCACAAGGCCATGTTTCCCATCATGATTAGGAGACCATCAGTTCCTGTTCTTTATGACCCAGGAAAAAGTAAGACCACAACAAATCCAAAAACACTACAAAATAGCATGCTACCGTGGCATCagttatggtaaatggactgcatttatatagcgcttttaacagaccctatggccatcctaagcgctttacattttgcctcacattcacccattcatacactgacggcgatgtcagccatgtaaggcgccatccagctcgtcgggagcagctggggttaagtgtcttgctcatggacacttcgacacttggtcaggtggaaccggggattgaaccaccaaccatATACTTCTCTCTCTTGTAATTCAGATATAAGCTCTCAGGTAACCATAATAACCAAGACATTTATGAGGTATAAGGAGCTGGACATCCTCATCCAGAGTATCCGGAAGTTTTACCCAAATATCAAGATCATTGTTGCAGATGACAGCCTGATGCCTGAACATGTGTCTGGAAACAACATAGAGCACTACATCATGCCTCCTGCACAGGTACATAACTGAACTGCCCCAAAACTTCAACGCTGTTTGTTACACATCTTGGACTTACCAGAAAACAAACAACTGCCGATTATTATTTGGTTCCTCAGGGATGGTTCGCAGGCAGAAATCTGGCTCTATCCCAACTTACAACAAAATACTTCCTGTGGGTGGATGATGACTTTGTGTTCTTGAAGGAGTCACGGATTGAGAGTTTTGTGGAGATTATGGAAGCAATTCCAGATCTAGATGTTGTAAGTATGAAAGGATATTATTTAGGGAGGTGAAAAGTCTTGGAGTAATACAGCATTGTTAACAAGCTCCTTTTCTCTTTAGCTTGGTGGTGAAGTCTCCGGTGAGCAGTTTTATTTTACTCTCGAGTATGATGAGGGTGATAAAGAAGGTGGCTGTCTAAAGCGTATTAAAGGAGGCATTCACCAACCACTCAAACACCATGATGGATGCTACTTAGTGGATGGAGTCATCAACTATTTCCTGGCCAAAACTGAAGCGGTGCAAAGAATTGGATTTGACCCTTTCCTTAAAAGAGTTGGACACACCGGCAAGCACACACaattttacctcagaaaaacatctttattgatttattcattgcacatttaattattctagTTCTATTCCAATTCATCTCCTTTAATTCTTAAAATCTCTTTTTCTATTTTTCCCCTCAGAGTTCTTCATTGATGGACTTGGAAAACTGTTGGTTGCATCATGCAAGGGGCTTTCTATTGGTCACCAGACACATCGAGCACAGAGCACATATGACTCATACCGAAATCAAGGAAAACTAGATGAGGAGAGAAAACTGGCCcaccatttctttaaaaatcatcTCAAATGCATCAAATACTGATTAGTATtcattcaataaaaaataaataaattgcatcaatcaaagaaatgtattaattgcatcTGTGCACTGTGCATTTTACACGTCACTACTTTACAGTAgtgaaaaatgcatttctttggACAGCAACATATTTAAATGATGTCAAAATTAATCTGAAAAATAATCTGTCAACCAATTTTAGAATCAAtgcactgtatttatttgtgttttattatactgcactgtatttgtttgttttttattatgctgcactgtatttatttgttttttattatactgcactgtatttgtgttttattatactgcactgtatttgtttgtgttttattatgctgcactgtatttatttgtttttattatactgcactgtatttatttgttttttattatactgcactgtatttgtttgtttttattatgctgcactgtatttatttgttttttattatactgcactgtatttatttgttttttattatactgcactgtatttgtttgtttttattatgctgcactgtatttatttgtttttttattatactgcactgtatttatttgttttttattatactgcactgtatttgtttgttttttattatgctgcactgtgtttgtttgtttgtaattatactgcactgtatttttttggtttttattatgctgcactgtatttgtttgtttttaattatactgcactgtatttgtttttattatactgcactgtatttgtttgtaattatactgcactgtatttgttttttattatgctgcactgtatttgtttgttttttattatgctgcactgtatttgtttgtttttaattatactgcactgtatttttttattatactgcactgtatttgtttattattatactgcactgtattttttgttttttattatgctgcactgtatttgtttgtttgtaattatactgcactgtatttttttattatgctgcactgtatttttttgttttttattatactgcactgtatttgtttgtttttaattatactgcgctgtatttgtttgtttgtaattatactgcactgtatttgtttttaattatactGCACTGTATTTGTTCGTTTTTAATTACACTGGACTGTATTTATTTGGTTTTTATTATGCTGCACTGTTTTTAATTATACtgcactgtatttgttttttattatactacactgtatttgttttttattatgctgcactgtatttatttgtgttttattatgctgcactgtatttgttttttattatactgcactgtatttgtttgttttttattatgctGCAccgtatttatgttttttattatgctgcactgtatttatttgttttttattatactgcactgtatttgtttgtttttattatactacactctatttgtttgtttgtaaatatactgcactgtatttgttttttataatactatACATGGGATTTAgaatgttttgtggcttgacaTAGCTGCCAGGTTCTAAATGTGTTTCCGCGTTTTGGCTGGCGCTGAGCCAGATGCGGACGCACTCAGCGCTTGGCATATATCATGTAGTGTTTTCAaccaaataatatttattttaggttttaaacatttaaatacacataagtactattaaaataatacatttagagCTTGTAGAATATACATTAGTGTctatggaagcagcaataacaatctATTCAAATATAATATGTAAATCCGATTGAGAGGACTCTAAACTACGGTGCATTTGTTAAAACACGGCGACGCCCATATCACATTAGAGATCAAAAtcaagataatttataaaggtTTTTAAATGGCAAAACACCGACAATTGGATTATTAGATAGTTGATGACATGGTAAGCAAGTTtgtcaatattaaaaaaaaaaaaaaacgtattgcGATACATCTGTCATACAGAGCTATTTTGGTTGTGGTGAGTCACGTGATAAGCATGACGCATCGCCATGGAAACAATAAGAGGAATCGTTCTAAAATAACGGTCGTCTTAAAAAACCTTACACTGGGAgtcaactaaaatattttaaccGTACTCATATTGCGGGTATCATCGTGGGATCAAGggttaaaatgtgattttactaaaataaatgttaacaggCAAACTTTAAATTTGGCTTTGGATTTCGTTTGTTAGAAAAATAAATTTTATtacgatttcgattaatcgcacagccctagtttTATCCACTTTTGTTACCTAATTTTCCTTACATActcattattaaaattatatttcatttaaTAACAATTGTTTGAAAAGTTAATACACTTTAAAAAGTGAatgtcatttaatttaataaaagatACAATGCTTGATTTGGTTTACATTTGCTTGTTGTGCTTACTTGCACCCTCTTGTGGGCATAGGAGACAATACAGTACTTTCCCCCCTTTAATATTAAGTATTGCCTTTAGAATTCGAGTGTGATTAATTTTGCTAATATTGAAGAAATTTTTTTGAATTTAGCTTTTCAGTCATTTTGACAGTCCTACTAAGTCACAGGAAAGTTATTTGAAACATTAacttaaaatcatatttttactGTAGGCCTTAATTGTTTGCACTAAAATatctttctacaaaacaaaaaaacatgctttccGTTATCACAGTTAATTTAAGGGATTTTAAGGAAAAAACAAATACCCTTTTAAATCCAATATGAGTTTATTTTAGTTACATTTTTAGTTTGTCTGAGTTACAAGGTGTCAGGtcttacgcccgtttcacacatactccgtctgcagtgcgtgtgcgttgcgtatttttttccgtacccatgttaacggatgacagcgttcacactgcacgcggatgctgtccgtcagtccgttccaggagcgttgcgtctgcagcagtgcacggatcgttttcgtaccgagtctattttttgctgcgctgcgctgcgttgcgttgctgcattaaagtgatagaacatttttcgcattaaaataaacatgtactgacgcaaAAATCTAGTCATTTCAACacggatgcatatcatttaaaatatacttttgtttcaaagtcaacacatggctttttttctcaagtaaagcaacaaaacgacaccttacctggcattgaggtaaaaaaaatgtgccataatggagagcactcgtactttcttggaggtgaaaagcaaagttatttttgacctgcaggatttcttttaaaagggtgtaaaaacgaaagaaaagacgagagtcggctgtttttgaatagactattctaagtttctaatttaaaatgtttatgattttaggctataacctatgtttaaatgttttgccttttgtgtgagctaaatctaaagtatatttatatataaatatgaattaatgaattgaaaaaatgttgtttaaatgtagtaggctatgtaacctgacttctattaaagagtaaacaaagagaattgcaattctgacgaggcatgttcagtaaaaacttttggattttaaataaaaaaaatcattaataaatgctgtgtttgtggtatgtaaaagcggatcagttgcggactgcaaacgcagcatatgtgaaaggactacagggtgtggggctcctgcaacgcacacgcaccgcaacacgcaccgcacacgcactgcagacggagtatgtgtgaaacgggcgttatgATAAATGGCTATGTATGAATTTTGCAAGTGTTGTTATGAAACGGCTGACGTTCGCAAACTGGCCAGGACAAATAACCTTGGAACGTCACAAAGCGGACGTCCTCTGAAAGTTCGTCAGCAAACGTTACAAAGCGGACCAAACGCGGACCTAAACGGACATTCACAAAGTCCGGGGGATGTCCCCTGTTTGCTGGCTAAATCCAAGCATGGATCTCTCGACTATTTGCAATTGTGTTTGCTGAATAACTGCACTTATGCAACCTCTGTGTAACAatacaatgtatttttttttgctgttgttttagtagaaaaacataaaattaatgtgaaatttcactgtttattttatttttatttttacagaagTTTCTTATTTTTCCATTAGGCCTATATGATAAATCGTCTGTAATAAATCATTAAACAAGATTAGGTAAAACAAACCATGTTTATGGGTTGACATTCTATTGATTTGTGCTTAAAGGTGAAAGTGCAACAATAAATACGTTTCTCAAATGACAACAATACTTGGTGGTTTATAATTTTGCGCCAAATAATTTTGATTATCAATGCAGAATGACGAAAATGTGACGTAGACATGAAGTAGATACTGGGATTAAGGCTACTAAAGATGTGTCGAGTACCTGGCAAAATATCAGAATACCGTTTTCTAAGGCTGCACAATGTATTACAACCCACTCCATGTCAAATTAAACCAGCTTAATTAAGACACTTCAAAAATACCACACATTTCTGTAGAGCTGGAGATTTTAATAAGGATCAAATGACATGAGTTCAACTTTGAGAATGAAACCaacctgtttgttcctcagtaTCTTCATGTTTCACTCTGAATGTTTCCTCAATCATCAcatcttcactctcctctttaatgaACGCCATCTTTATAATAGTGCTTTGACCTGTTTAAAATGAGAACAAGTaatagaaagaaaaagaaatgcaaACTAAATCTTTGGGTTTTAATAATCAAACCTTTTCTCACTAACTTCCTCCGTCTCATTTACTTGGATGTTCGTCATTGTTTATGTTGCACGAGCACCCACTACTGGCAGAATCTTTGATGTGTTTAAAGTAAACACCCTAAGCAATCTGATATGACgctgatttattatttacagtttttcCTCATTAATTTGTATATGCACCATTATACAGTATAAGCCTGTAATTATGCATGCATCAGctgtataaaatataaacatgttaaagggttaggtcacccaaaaatgaaaattgttattaattactcaccttcatgtcgttcgacacccgtaagacctccgttcatcgaaaatacattttggtccaaaaatatcaaaaactacaactttattcagcattgtcttctcttccttgtttgagttcaaacctcaaataaagattcaaatggttcaTGAATCCAATGtcaccaatgtcatgtgatttcagcagtttggaacgcgtcaaactgccaaactgctgaaatcacgtgacattggcgacccgaatcattgatcgatttactgattcatgaaccgtttgaatctttttggaggaacagggagaaaacaatgctgaataaagtcatagtttttgatatttttggaccaaaatgtattttcgatgcttcaagagattctaatcaaccaactgatgtcacatatggactactttgatgatgtttttattccctttctggacacgGACAGTAAAGTgcgcatagactgcatatgcacTGGAActaaaggtcttatgggtgaggaacgacattagggtgagtcattaatgacatcaatttcatttttgggtgaactaaccctttaaataaagtataaatatcAAAGAGTTCTTTACTCAAGGCAACATCAGCAATGGTTCTGGTGCCAGATAAGCTCTTCAGATGGTCTCTAAGCAACATCTAATGTCTCTGTACTTGTCACGGTTATTTAAACTAGTAACCTCCAAAATAAAGTCACCCTGACTGGACATGCCCTTTATATAGCCTCTCTTGTCATCTCgcagcacagcgttcgtggctcgaatcatcgagactgttttccaagatggctactgtctgtaaacgcgtaatgcacaatgatactttataaagtacattcttattaaactgtttgtaaacttacaaagttctcaatgcttcggtttgcatgtagggtcCCTCATTTTGCTacagtgttagtgtgaggctattttgagccttgttagtggtattgaCTAGTGATTTAATTTGACTTATTCTAGACCCCATAAATTAGCGTTATCAGCTAATcagtttttagagataaaactctttacatccCATTTAAATGAAAACAGATCCCAAAGAACGATCTACTcagtaaccatgtgttaattacccctaggtttatttttcactggagttgtcctttaattttatgaagcgacgagaatactttttaaTTGCAAAGCGAAATGAATGTAGAAAATACAGTGCAGCATTTCTGAGTTCTGTCAGAACGGCGACTTACAATTGGCCGACACTGTTCAAGTAACAAATGTTtaacgggtttggaacaacacgagggtgagcgattaatgacagaattttaatttttgggtgaacactTTAAGCCTagtagtcccagactaaaatgtgtGTTTGAGCTGTTATAACTAAAATCAACTTGCCATTGTTTTGCCTCAAGAAACACAtcactaatgtttttttttcctaagGCAGGTTTATATTAAGCTACTTAAACTGATTCAACCAAATCCTAATACTGATTTAATCTAAGCCCTATCTGTGAAACAAGGcctaaatggtaaatggactgcatttatatagcgcttttaacagaccctatggccatcctaagcgctttacatttttgcctcacattcacccattcatacaccgacggcgatgtcagccatttaaggcgccatccagctcgtcgggagcagctggggttaggtgtcttgctcatggacacttcgacacttggtcaggtggaaccggggattgaaccaccaacctttcggtttgtagacaacctacatgaaccactgagccactgccgccccaataAATGTACTTGATCAAGAAAT harbors:
- the LOC137049917 gene encoding beta-1,4 N-acetylgalactosaminyltransferase 1-like gives rise to the protein MQANPEQETVLRHHSFGPLPSPNVSCKGAELTKQFVPKDDLNDILERRAKEFKQHQLRMETNIQILIAKPNSPLQYPTSFNVAPLKKSLIPGLALQTVGRKRERYKVSLSVKCGVLSVEDVRDEQQVDGQGQSELSISSSSLTQLNDLLSRVTYTSTIYHIKTKDLVTFSFEDHKAMFPIMIRRPSVPVLYDPGKNISSQVTIITKTFMRYKELDILIQSIRKFYPNIKIIVADDSLMPEHVSGNNIEHYIMPPAQGWFAGRNLALSQLTTKYFLWVDDDFVFLKESRIESFVEIMEAIPDLDVLGGEVSGEQFYFTLEYDEGDKEGGCLKRIKGGIHQPLKHHDGCYLVDGVINYFLAKTEAVQRIGFDPFLKRVGHTEFFIDGLGKLLVASCKGLSIGHQTHRAQSTYDSYRNQGKLDEERKLAHHFFKNHLKCIKY